The Schistocerca gregaria isolate iqSchGreg1 chromosome 2, iqSchGreg1.2, whole genome shotgun sequence genome contains the following window.
ttatTTGTTCACAACACAATAGCAATTcatgacttaaaaccaaatcagaaattacagaactttagcacagattaaagcaagtaaaaggatcagcacatatagattcttacaagcataatttccaaatagactttataacatttttctaccagcctccggataaccttcaccagacttgcaccgacgtttccagaaatatcttgacattttgattctggatatttcttgagtgatttagaacaactatttatatgtaaaatgatttaaatcgtgtttcaaaacataaataaatctttttagcaatatttcttgatacaaatcgtctttcgaaattaggttatgaaacagttttcacaagttttcgtatttttgcgatcataatatagaatttctccatagaaagttccagaagtgtgcattaaacgttcatttacagactttctctttagctggtgagtttctaaaagtatcttgtccatattatacgaagtaatttagctcaaaactgataatttatacaattaatcagagctacagcaaacagtgagtctttcttttacaaaatgaaatataattacaaaattgaatgaaaataggttactaacactaatatatatttacattaattctatttttgttcgttctgtgcaaaatgtcctaatattgacacagtacaatatttaaacatcaccaaagtttccctttacattttgcatatctgtatcgacatcccctaaaagtctacagtatcgaatacttcaatatgtcctgtaatgttacactttgATCCAAGATTGATAATATTTTGTgcactgcaattgtaactgacaATGTTATTGGATCAACATGGGAATGTGTAGGGGTCATTTTGGATGTGCTCCATAACACTTGTGCCTGTACCAGCATTTTATTGTGTCACTGCATTTGCCACATATCACTACCTACCATGCTTTACAAAGCTGCCAACTCTCCAACCTCTAAGTTCTGTGATGAAGCATGAACATCCAACATGTTCTCACCTACTTAGTGTTTTCACCACCCTTGAACCACTTTCCATACATGCACACAAGCTCCCTACTAAAAGCTGTGCAAAGATTGGCTGTCAACATGTGCATAGTGAAAAATTTTTCTTTAGAATACCACTGCTCAATAACAACTAAACATCTTGTTTATTAATACATGCTGTGGTGTCCAGAACATGGATTTTATTTTGTAGCTTTTAACATTTTGGAGGATTATCTTTAAAACTTAACTTTCATGAGGCTGTCACACAGGCTTTACATGTTTCCCTGCTCTATAGTGGTATGTTCATGACAGTTAAAGCTGGTTATATCACCGTCCATGATATTCCTTGGGTTACAGTTGCCTGGTGGGAGATTAGAATTTCCTGGTATAGATAAGGAGCTGATTCCACTCTGCTGCCATTTCCCTAGTCTACTGTGGTGAAAACCATGTGCAATGTGGAATCTTTTCCCAATtttgcttatgtccacaaatcttgCATTTTTAAACTACCTACATGTATTTCATCTTTCTGTAATCCCAAGTTCTACTTCTTTGTATCCACAGGACCATTCTGACATGTATACAAAGGACCATTCTCACATCTTCTCAGCTCATTCAGTCTTCTTTTAAGTCAGATCATGTTTTCCTCATTCTTCGCAACATTGTTTGATCCTTGTTGGATAACTTTTAACTACTTAATTAGGCAATTTAACAGACTTACTGATGTAGCTGCACTGAATTTCACACCTAGCATTACTACACAAGTTGTCAGGCACAGACTTGGGTTTTTCCTGGGATTGAGTGACACAGTTTGTAACAGAAGGCTTAGCTGGTTGGTCGTAATGAGAGGGAGACTTTGACCTGGCTAAGGTGTTACATTCTCTGGTGTAAAAGGTAAAAGGATGGGAGGTAACTTAAGTAAATCTCCAAAACTGTTGAAAAATGTGAGATTTAGTCAGAAATAAAGCAACTAAATCCTAACTGCTCCAGCTGAGATGCTCCCCCACTGTGGCCTAGTCcgatacagagacggtgactgacaaaGAACGTTCCAGCTGTTCTAACAAATGCAACCCACACAACTAAACTCAAGAGTCCCATGGCTACTGCAGCTCCTGTCCTCTCACACATCCACCCACAGAGCGCCCTGTTCCTGAGTTTTGTTACATTTTCTCCTTTGACCCTGCCTACACCTGCTGTGATGTAGTGTTAAGGTCACCCCCCACCTTATTGGCTGTATTTCTGCACAATTGTTCCGCAGTTCTTCACAGGCTGAGTGGAAGAGTAGAGATGCTTTTCTCAATACCGTCACACACTGCAGCCTAAGCTCTTCATTGGCTTTAGATGATGCAGTGCTATCTCCACCAgaaggtgctctctctctctctctctctctctctctctctctctctctctctctctctctaacctatTATTGCGGTCTGTATCAATGGCTCCATCGTCAGAAAACATGAGGCCCCCTCTTGTGCGTTGATACCTTATAGCTCTTTGCTCATTATCACGCACCCATCTACCTGTCACAAGACAGGCTGGCTTCTGGCACTGTTGCCTTTACACCTTCACTGCTGCCCGCATTATTAATATTTTCCCCAGTTTGCTCCTAAAATCTCACTGGCATACTTGGCTTGGCTCATGGCTGTAACACCTTCCCTGCTAAGGAAATTGGCATTACTCTTCAGAGTAGCATCAATTCTGATTCTTTTGCCTACATCTGACACAGttacattacagatttttttgtttgttttgctttctttACATATGTTGATTGAACTGCACTTTATCCAGTGTCTTAGTACACTGGCAGTAATACTTTTACATCAACTCATGAAAACACTGATACTGAAACAATGACATTTGACATTAACACATTGATCCTAATATGTTGACATTAAAAcattgacatttcatttcatgagctacatttatttattttacaagtaCATTTGTTTCATTGACTTTTACTGTTACTTacattttttctttgaaaaacataCATTTTACTCACATATTTTACAATTTCTTTTCATATTAATGTCTGTTTCTAAAAGATTGACTTGCCTTAATCCTTTGCACACTTTTCGTAAATATCTATTTCTTCAGTCTCTCTACTGAGCAATCTCTGGACCAAACTGGTTTAAGCAAACTGATTCACAATAGTTTTTTGTTACATATCTTTCCACAACAATCAGAAATATTTCCACATAATCTTAAAAcattctttacaacatttacactgTCTACAACCACATATTACTATAAATAGTATGATTAATGCCTCACTTAACGTTTGTAGTGATTGAGTTACTACATGTTCTAACAGAAAAACTAAGTTTAACTCTGAAATGGTTTTCTTTTCCTCATTTACAATACAACAATCAAATTCTAAATTTATTTATAGTATTATATCTTTATTGGTTATGCTACTGTTGATCACTATCTGTTTCTCCAAATTTTCTTGTTCTGTACCTTTACATTACTATTAAATCTTATTTTACCTACAACCTTCATTAGTAGATATTTAGGAGTGTCTTTCTCACATAAAACTGTTAATCCTGCTTTTGGTTCTATGTATAACCATTCAATACTGGTTAAATTTGTCCAAATGCTTTGGTTCAGTGCAACTACTCTACGCATTCTTCTGGAATTTCTTTCACCAGTTGCAACAGTTTTGCTTTGTATTCTTCATGATCAACAGTTGATAATAATGCAAAGAACTTTCTGCACAGCTGCCACTTCTTACTTAATTCTTTGCAGTTCAACTACTCCACTGAAAGTTTTGCATATTGCTTTTTGAACTCATCTGTCAGCAAGAATTTTTTTCTGGCTGTGTGTAAACATACGATTGTTCAAAaaattttgtccacaaaatttttctacggttGTCTTTTACGTATTGTGCGTGGTATCCTCTGAAATATCCTCCTCCACAAATGATatgccatttccacttccagaagcagtcttggtacacctcttgctggagAAGAACCACCTGCGAATTTTCATTTCTCATCTATCGTTGCATATCTTCATTTTTCCAAAGGGGTTTCCAAGTATGGAAATGAAAAGAGTCTGcacgggccaggtctggagagtacgaaggATGAGGCAACACAGTGATTTATTTTTTTGTGCAACAGTTATCCACCAACAGGAATGAAGGTGCAGGTCTGATATcttggtgcaaaagccatgaattgtctcggcaCATTTCACGTCATTTTCTTTTCACATTATCTCACAGGTGTCGCAacatgtcccgatagtaccatcgattaacagtttgtccctgtggcacaaattcatgatgaaataATCCTTTAAACTGTCAGCATGGCTCTGACATTTGGCCTGACCAGACAAGCTTGTTttagtcttggagaacctttcccattCCATTATAAAGACGTAACCTTGATATCAACATCATAATGGTAGATTCAatctcatcatcagttatgattctcttaaggaacatctcattctcatccacgcgatccaaaagctcttcacagattatgaggcaaaggtctttctggtcttgactcatgagtcctgggacaaacttggcagcaacaaaatacattttgagatgctgtgtcaggattttatgaagtgatccaactgaaatattacatttttctgctgatccaactgaaatgttacattttccTGCAATCTCTTGATCAGTCAGTCTTCACACTGCACACACAATTTTGTTGCATTCCTCATGTAAACTTCGTTGGTAGACATTGAAAGGAATCCTGAATGAGGACCATCTTTCACTTGAGTCCAGCCATTTTTTAACcacgtgaaccattcataacaccgagtacagcttaagcactcatcatcgtaggcttcctgcattatttggtgtgtatctgtaaaggttttcttgggttgcatgcaaaatttaatggagatgctttgctcctctaactctgccctctcgaaatttgcaaactgtgtgatacaacattctactcaatacagtactgaacaataactaacgaacatacaacaatgaaacttccagcatttacacattaaacacaggtgtgtgcaatgatgccaactgcatttcactccaacacaccactggtgcaaaattacaaatgttccagaattttttaacaAACCTCATACTCTCCTTTCATATCTCATACTCTCCTTTCCTATCAGCAATCTGTCTCTGTAGTGTAAGTGCtttgtacaaataaaaataaattctctaATCTTTCCATACCTATCTTTAAGACGTATTCATTTGATTCTAAAATATAAACAGTCTGGATGTAAAATGTCTCCATACTCAGTACACCCGTCCAATAATGCACTCCTTTCCTCGGCATTTAAATGCTCTACTGTTTGTTGCTTCTGTAATTTCATCATTTCCCTTTCACTCTCTCCTGGCACCTTGCCTTCCACTCTCAACAACATTATTTTTTCTTCTTGGGGATCTATTTCCTCGTCAGATTCTTGACTCACCTCAGACTCATAACCTCTCAGTTCCTCTTCTACTATCAGGGGTAAAGCTCACCCTTATCGTCTTACAGCTTTCCCTGCTTAGTCTAACTTAACCTTATGCTCTGTTACGAAGTCTCTACATATCAATCCATCATATGGAATGTCTAGTCCTGAGCCATGCATGAAGCTACTGCCCGACTTTTCCGACAGCACCTTCCACACTTCAATGTATCTGCACTATACCTCTTCTGAACTTAACTGCTTAACTCGTTACACCTTTCAGCCTAAACATTTCTGCTTCATTTACTCTAACTCTATGCTTAACTGGAATACTCATTCTCTTTAACAAACATGAGTGTGTTCCTAGGTCTATCAATAACTTTAAGTGCTTTCTTAACACTATACACTATAATAGCAGAAAATCATTATCTGTGGCACAGCCTATGAGGGTAACTGTGGGCTTGCTTACTACGACAATGCCCGACTGTGCAGTTTTGTCATCTGTTAGTTTCCCTGTGCTTTTTCCGGTTTTGTTGGCATCAGAGCTCTGCTGCACTTCCTCTGCTTTCGTGTCACCTTGCTTGTCACATCCGTAACAAAGTTAGTGAACTCTCACTGTCATCACCCTTACTCCCCCCCACCATCTTACTCTTCCTACATTTTCTTGCAATATGCCCTCTCAAATCGCATGTAACACATCTTAAATCCTTAATTTCTTTTGGCCCCTTTACCGTTTCTATTCCATGGTTAAACTTTACCCTCGAGACCAGTCCCCATTCTTTCATTGATAATATTGTATTTTCCTCTTGTAGTGCTAACTTCACTGCAGCTGTCAAACCATTTTCATCTCCTTGGCTTCACACTATTGTCTGAATTGTAGCATTACTTAGACCTTGAATAAAACAAGCTCATCTTAATGAGTCTACCAACACTACAGCACCTGTCATGTTCTCCCGACTTGTAACTCGAATTACGGCTTCCCAGAAATCTCTTTGCATCTCGCCAATTCTGCTTGCCCACAACAGGATCACTCACCTTTTCCTTGCCTTTGCTTAGAATATTTTGCATGCATAGTAATCTATTTAAGCTTTAACAAATTTCAATGATGCTTTGTGTTCCTCTGGCTTAACTAATTAAAATGCTGTTTCTTCAGTCTCAATAAACTCTCTAATGCCTTGTTTGTTACCCTTGAACACCCTGCTCCCAAGCTTTGTTACATTTTCCccttcaactcccccccccccccccctccccttcaccaaCTTATTGGCTGTATTTTTGCATTATTGTCCAGCAGTTCTTCACAGGCTGACAGGCTGAATGCAGGAGTAGACTGCTCCTCTCAATATGGTCACACATTGTGACCAAAGCCTTTCATTGACTTTAGACGATGCAGTGCTGGCCCCACAAGAAGGCTATCTCTGTTTCTCCCTTTTGTCCCACACTCTCTCTTTAACCAGATGTGCTGTCTTCCTGTTATTTTTAATTGTGGTCCATGTCAACGGCTCCATCATCAGAATACACAAGGCCCCCTTTTGTGTGTTGATATCTTATATCTCTCTGGCTCGTTATCACACGCAGCTGCCCATCTACCTTGCTTCCAGTGCTGTGTTTGTTCTTGGCATGTTACTGTCAGTCTTGGATTGCCTCATAGTTGTAATGAAATTAAATTCTGACTGCTTTTAGTTTGAAATTCAGTGACTGTGCTTCACCCTTGGCTGTCCGCATAAAGTTCAATTTTACTTGTACTGGCTGTTTGGAAATAACAAATTTTCGGCCTAGCAATGGTAACAGAGAAATACATGTAAATTTTATTAGTGGATTATTTATTATCCTAAGCAATACCTCCCATTACATAATCATATACTATGGTTTCTTGaattcacaaatattttaaaataatattgaagTTAGAACCTGCAAAGCAGTTATGTACACAAAAGTGTTATGTACACAGATTCTCCTCATAAATAAATACTGTTGCATACTCTTTAAGCACACTACACCAAGCACTACTTCCAGTGTGATTGTTATGAGGAAAGACTTTTTATATTACAGTGACAGTAGCCATGCTGTCACAATTGTTGCTGCAGTTAACATAGCATACCCTGTGTAATACACTTCCTTTATTGTCAGTGCCTTTCCTAAATCccaaacctaaaaagaaaaaagaaaatttagaTGATTTAATCATATATAAAGGGAAAAgttgattatacagggtgagtcaggaggaaaggtatatgCTTTGAGAGGGTGATAGTATTAATGATtctaaacaaaaaacttcatatggacgtatgccctattccgaatgtttTCTGAGATaggacacatttaatatcacttttgtacatttttcttgaataactcgaaaaccgcaccctccagcgaaaacgtctcacagtaaaaaattaaactatagtaaatttcctacaaaaaaggcacTATTCATTTTTATTACTAATGGGTTGtgcaaagagattcagaaggatgtagattgcagtacgtactgggagatgaagcagcttgcacatgataaagtagcatggagagctgcatcaaaccagtctcaggactgaagaccacaacaacaacaacaacaacggtttgtgcgaagagagcacaataatgttgaaaaactcgctcgactCACATGGCCTGTAGTTTACATAGTTTTTGTGGGCCAATttgaggtagcaagttgagacAAACAGTTTGACAGGGGACATTTGTGGTCTATCAAgttgggaaactacctcaaattggcctacaaaaactacataagctacagcgcatgcgtgtggagcaagtttttcaacattctcacaCTCTCTTTGTATAAACCATTAGctctagagaaaaaaaaaatgaataggatcttttttgtaggaaatttaatatagtttaattttgtactgcatcACATTGTCTCTGGAGcatgcagttttcgagttattcaagaaaaatgtacaaaagtgatattaactgTGTTCTATCTGGAAAACCATTCGGAATATGGTATACATCCATACGAAgtattttgttcagaatcactaatactatcaccccacaaagcatgtacctttcctcctgactcactctgTATCTTGTGTAACAGAACATAGGTTGTAGTTCCACAAcacatgggatttttttttttttttattttttttttactccactACATGTATCCCACAAGTTAACAATTGTCTTATTCATAGTTTTTAACCGCATAAAGTACAAAAACTTGCACTACAAACAGTGTGCTAAGCTTCTGCAAAATTAATGAAGAGAATCTTACTGGGTGTTCTAGCAGGAACAATTTGCAAGGTCAACACATGCACATACTGTATAAAATTTCATTTTGAGTACAACAATCAGATGAAACAGAATCAATAAATTGTACACACTGAACAATGTTCCCTATATCTGGTATAAGGACTTGTTTTCACAATAACCTCACCATACAGTTCTCTCGATTTAATTTTATACTTGTGTACTCATATGATTTCAGAGAGAGGATGTGTCATCTAGTTTTCTTTCTGTTATTATTTGATTCTTATTCCTCAGATGCTTATTTTCTCTCGAACAACTATTATACTGCTTTAGTTGCACCTTTTGTTGCATAACTGGCTCATTTCTCCAAAATAAATTGTGTTGTTCATGAATAGATGCAGATTTATGTATGCTACCAATAATGTCAAAACCAGTAGTAAAGTTTTATCACTTTATGATATAAATACATATAGTTACTTACCAAGTGACGGACACCATTAGATATATGATATGCCAGAGGAAACGCCATCATTGCTTTCATGGCTGTGATTACTGCTGGATTCAAATGCAGTTCTTGCATCCAAGTGATGAAATCAGTGAACCGGTAAGGTGATACAAGAGTACCTAAAAATATTTATAACCATTTCATCTATATCCaacaacaaataatgtatttaaacAGAAAAGAACAGTGGGCAGATACATTTCAAaccaaggaaacaaatgaaaagtacaatacttttcaaagtatttatttacaatattatttcttctgtatagCAGTTCcaaaaacaaatagaaaatgcaaaatttttcaaaataagcAGAGGTTCAAAAAGGAAATATGAGAACAAAGTGACACATTAAGGTAACAAACAATCTAAAAGCACTGAAAACCTTCTAAGTACAACATAAGTAGCACAGACAGTTGAAAAGACAAGCAAAAGCCCAATAACAAATGAGATATCAAAATCTATAGGTCTATTAATGAAAACGTAAATATTCATCTGTTTAAAATCTTATATCTCTGCAAGTTCATCATCAATTGTTTTGAcgttttaaaacatcaatgtatggacgctgtgacttaccaaacaaaagcgctggcaggtcgatagacaaacaaacacaaacatacatacaaaattcaagctttcgcaaccaacggttgcttcttcaggaaagagggaaggagagggaaagatgaaaggatgtgggttttaagggagagggtaagcagtcattccaatcctgtGAGCGAAAaggcttaccttaaggggaaaaaatgacaggtatacacttgcgcacacacacacacacatatccatccgcacattcacagacataagcagacatttgtaaaggcaaagagtttgggctgagatgtcagtcgaggtggaagtacacaggcaaagatgttgttgtagacaggtgaggtatgagcggcggcaacttgaaattagctaaggttgaggcctggcggataacgagaagagaggatatactgaagggcgagttcccatctccggagttcggataggttggtgttggtgggaagtatccagataactcggacggtgtaacactgtgccaagatgtgctggctctgcaccaaggcatgtttagccacagggtgatcctcattaccaacaaacactgtctgcctgtgtccattcatgcgaatggacagtttgttgctggtcattcccacaaagaaagcttcacagtgtaggcaggtcagttggtaaatcacgtgggtgctttcacatgtggctctgtccttgatcgtgtacacctcccgggttacaggactggagtaggtggtggtgggagggtgcatgggacaggttttaaaccgggggcggttacaagggtaggagccagagggtagggaaggtggtttggggatttcatagggatgaactaagaggttatgaaggttaggtggatggcggaaagacactcttggtggagtggggaggatttcatgaaggatggatctcatttcggggcaggatttgagaaagtcgtatacctgctggagagccacattcagagtctgatccagtcccagaaagtaacatgtcacaagtggggcacttttgtggttcttctgtgggaggttctgggtttgaggggatgaggaagtgactctggttatttgcttctgtacaaggtcgggagggtagttgcgggatgcgaaagctgttttcaggttgctggtgtaatggttcagggattccggactggagcagattcgtttgtcacgaagacctaggctgtagggaaggcacCGTttcatgtggaatgggtggcagctgtcataatggatgtactgttgcttgttggtgggtttgatgtggacggacatgtgaagctggccattggacatatggaggtcaacgtcaaggaaagtggcatgggatttggagtaggaccaggtgaatctgattgaaccaaaggagttgaggttggagaggaaattctggagttgttcttcactgtgagtccagatcatgaagatgtcatcaataaatctgtaccaaactttgggttggcaggcctggttaaccaagaaggcttcctctaagcgacccatgaataggttggcgtacgagggaaccatcctggtacccatggctgttccctttaattgttggtatgtctggccttcaaaagtgaagaagttgtgggtcaggatgaagctggctaaggtaatgaggaaagaggttttaggtagggtggcaggtgatcggcgtgaaaggaattgctccattgcagcgaggccttggtcgtgcggaatatttgtgtataaggaagtggcatcaatggttgcaaggatggtttccggTAGTAATACATTGGGTAAGGaatccaggcgttcgagaaagtgtttggtgtctttgatgaaggatgggagactgcatgtaatgggttgaaggtgttgatctacgtaggcagagatacgttctgtgggggcttggtagccagctacaatggggcggccgggatgattgggtttgtgaattttaggaagaaggtagaaggtagggttgcagggtgtcagtggggtcaggaggttaa
Protein-coding sequences here:
- the LOC126335052 gene encoding succinate dehydrogenase cytochrome b560 subunit, mitochondrial isoform X2, which translates into the protein MALCYRCRCITLKVTKIESPVNETHDERNARLGRPQSPHLTIYKMQLTSMLSITHRMTGLALSFYMTTLGLGTLVSPYRFTDFITWMQELHLNPAVITAMKAMMAFPLAYHISNGVRHLVWDLGKALTIKEVYYTGYAMLTAATIVTAWLLSL